In Danaus plexippus chromosome 17, MEX_DaPlex, whole genome shotgun sequence, one DNA window encodes the following:
- the LOC133319352 gene encoding uncharacterized protein LOC133319352, with the protein MVDGGREFLGEFKVYCNRFGSNIHSIAPGISRAKGQLESIMSTLKKCPNYYKNYTTENWQTALEALQLSFNCTPHRVTGVAPLTLLTRRQHCVPSELLRLIDFENEFINFDVLEEYVQQKMLASAEYDKQSFEKSKGKLRSFKRGDYALIKTNPRKQTSLDLKNTEPYEIYKILELDRYMLKRVTGRGRPRKLAHDQLRPAPNPAAAGTVSADQIDDPPHYDSPLNVEASENLEVESNERSINLVQHSLLSKVSIY; encoded by the coding sequence ATGGTTGATGGAGGTCGAGAGTTTCTTGGTGAATTCAAAGTTTATTGTAACCGCTTTGGGAGCAACATACATTCAATCGCACCAGGAATAAGCCGAGCTAAAGGACAGCTTGAAAGTATCATgagcactttaaaaaaatgccctaactattataaaaattacactacCGAAAACTGGCAGACTGCTCTTGAAGCATTGCAACTCTCGTTTAATTGCACGCCTCATAGAGTTACTGGAGTTGCACCTCTAACTCTTCTCACTCGTCGGCAGCATTGTGTGCCATCGGAACTATTAAGGTTAATTGATTTTgagaatgaatttataaattttgatgtattgGAGGAATATGTGCAACAGAAAATGTTGGCTTCGGCGGAATATGATAAACAGAGTTTTGAAAAAAGTAAAGGTAAGCTACGTTCATTTAAAAGAGGTGACTATGCACTAATCAAAACTAATCCTCGTAAACAAACTTCTTTGGATCTGAAAAATACTGAACCAtacgaaatatacaaaatattggaaCTTGATCGTTACATGCTAAAACGTGTAACCGGTAGAGGCCGGCCGCGTAAGTTAGCTCATGATCAATTACGTCCAGCACCAAATCCAGCAGCAGCAGGAACCGTGTCGGCGGATCAGATTGATGACCCTCCACATTACGACAGTCCATTAAATGTTGAAGCTTCTGAAAATTTAGAAGTTGAATCCAATGAACGATCAATAAACTTGGTCCAACATTCATTGCTTAGTAAAGTAtcaatttattga